From one Brachypodium distachyon strain Bd21 chromosome 4, Brachypodium_distachyon_v3.0, whole genome shotgun sequence genomic stretch:
- the LOC100832709 gene encoding GATA transcription factor 2, with amino-acid sequence MDVRRQPNVAAAAAAAAAATLGDLFPHQPAMDSGDNNTEWLSIYLEDCLSTHPVSAEQASQGAVKQKLPPPSSSNARRKKRSLASVIRDEEEHCFTVFVEPPLLLPDQKHWLAESELILPKKDKDQELVQQQEQEHEEEKKRNASAEMLFQQEQMLVCSYCLSNQTPQWWDGPSGVLCNACGLRLQAGNEFSSMERCGQEISKEQEQGKRQEKRRIKRPAYIDEELPQKKRTKKTTYVNEELPPEEPVQRCTHCMSHKTPQWRTGPLGPKTLCNACGVRYKSGRLLPEYRPANSPTFSSYMHSNSHKKVMQMRKSVEHSGQ; translated from the exons ATGGACGTGCGCCGCCAACCGAatgtcgcggcggcggcggcggcggctgctgctgctaccctGGGTGATTTGTTCCCCCACCAGCCTGCCATG GATAGTGGAGACAACAACACAGAATGGCTCTCCATCTATTTAGAGGACTGCTTGTCCACTCACCCTGTTTCCGCAGAACAGGCAAGTCAAGGTGCTGTAAAACAGAAATTACCACCGCCTTCATCTTCCAATGccagaaggaagaaaaggagCCTGGCCTCTGTTATAAGAGACGAAGAAGAGCACTGTTTCACTGTGTTTGTGGAACCACCACTACTCCTACCTGATCAGAAGCATTGGCTAGCAGAGAGTGAGCTCATCCTCCCGAAGAAAGACAAAGACCAAGAACTTGttcaacaacaagaacaagaacatgaggaagaaaagaagcgCAATGCAAGTGCAGAAATGCTGTTCCAGCAAGAGCAGATGCTGGTGTGTAGCTATTGTTTATCCAACCAAACACCACAGTGGTGGGATGGTCCATCAGGGGTATTGTGCAATGCATGTGGCCTGAGGTTACAGGCAGGGAATGAGTTCAGTTCCATGGAGCGCTGCGGCCAAGAAATCAgcaaagaacaagaacaaggaaagcggcaggagaagaggaggatcAAGAGGCCAGCATATATTGATGAGGAGCTCCCGCAAAAGAAGAGGACCAAGAAGACTACATACGTGAATGAGGAGCTTCCACCGGAGGAGCCAGTGCAGAGGTGCACCCATTGCATGTCGCACAAGACACCACAGTGGAGAACGGGTCCTttggggcctaagaccctatgCAACGCGTGTGGCGTGAGGTACAAGTCTGGCAGGCTGCTGCCTGAGTATAGGCCTGCCAATAGTCCAACTTTCTCGAGTTACATGCACTCCAATTCTCACAAGAAGGTCATGCAGATGAGGAAGAGTGTTGAACACTCAGGGCAGTAA
- the LOC100837002 gene encoding TATA-binding protein 2 isoform X1, with the protein MAEAAAALEGSQPVDLSQHPSGIVPMLQNIVSTVNLDCKLDLKAIALQARNAEYNPKRFAAVIMRIREPKTTALIFASGKMVCTGAKSEQQSKLAARKYARIIQKLGFPAKFKDFKIQNIVGSCDVKFPIRLEGLAYSHGAFSSYEPELFPGLIYRMRQPKIVLLIFVSGKIVLTGAKVREETYTAFENIYPVLTEFRKVQQ; encoded by the exons atggcggaggcggcggcggcgttggagGGGAGCCAGCCGGTGGACCTGTCCCAGCACCCCTCCGGCATCGTCCCCATGCTCCA GAATATCGTGTCCACGGTCAACTTGGACTGTAAACTGGACCTGAAAGCAATAGCTCTTCAAGCGCGCAATGCAGAATATAACCCCAAG CGTTTCGCTGCAGTTATCATGAGGATAAGAGAACCAAAAACCACCGCATTGATATTTGCATCAGGAAAAATG GTTTGCACTGGAGCAAAAAGTGAACAGCAGTCTAAACTTGCAGCTAGAAAG TATgctcgcatcatccagaagcTTGGCTTTCCTGCAAAATTCAAG GACTTCAAGATCCAGAATATTGTTGGGTCTTGTGATGTCAAATTCCCTATAAGGCTTGAGGGCCTTGCATATTCTCACGGTGCTTTCTCGAGT TATGAGCCAGAGCTATTCCCAGGCCTGATTTATCGGATGAGGCAACCAAAGATTGTCCTCctaatttttgtttcaggCAAGATTGTTCTTACTGGAGCAAAG GTGAGAGAAGAGACATATACTGCCTTCGAAAACATATATCCTGTCCTCACAGAGTTCCGAAAAGTCCAACAATGA
- the LOC100837002 gene encoding TATA-binding protein 2 isoform X2, which translates to MAEAAAALEGSQPVDLSQHPSGIVPMLQNIVSTVNLDCKLDLKAIALQARNAEYNPKRFAAVIMRIREPKTTALIFASGKMVCTGAKSEQQSKLAARKYARIIQKLGFPAKFKYEPELFPGLIYRMRQPKIVLLIFVSGKIVLTGAKVREETYTAFENIYPVLTEFRKVQQ; encoded by the exons atggcggaggcggcggcggcgttggagGGGAGCCAGCCGGTGGACCTGTCCCAGCACCCCTCCGGCATCGTCCCCATGCTCCA GAATATCGTGTCCACGGTCAACTTGGACTGTAAACTGGACCTGAAAGCAATAGCTCTTCAAGCGCGCAATGCAGAATATAACCCCAAG CGTTTCGCTGCAGTTATCATGAGGATAAGAGAACCAAAAACCACCGCATTGATATTTGCATCAGGAAAAATG GTTTGCACTGGAGCAAAAAGTGAACAGCAGTCTAAACTTGCAGCTAGAAAG TATgctcgcatcatccagaagcTTGGCTTTCCTGCAAAATTCAAG TATGAGCCAGAGCTATTCCCAGGCCTGATTTATCGGATGAGGCAACCAAAGATTGTCCTCctaatttttgtttcaggCAAGATTGTTCTTACTGGAGCAAAG GTGAGAGAAGAGACATATACTGCCTTCGAAAACATATATCCTGTCCTCACAGAGTTCCGAAAAGTCCAACAATGA
- the LOC112268848 gene encoding uncharacterized protein LOC112268848, with amino-acid sequence MDAQHPGAVRKPFAGAASASASSASHVDSPDVETGSSQLSTMDRNFMVGQYEKIIYTFKNLNQFVRDLDERTLPAFVTQLCDANMLCSFSNEDALCIFKTAAEVHGCNVVPHSSQIVSTIIRIMCSVTGSLHSDGCSKVISALSRCVIDPMGTEEEKRVTISSLCRPLSDCLMSTNESASSGSAVCVTALIQSNNWQFASDELVNDICLKVSRALEEVHCQTISHLGLVVALSKLNQLTLEPYGRSLIRSGLRILDESTKAGNSQMIISSIEMIHSIMKNLGVRIISCEINKIIHGMELLQDHSMTEIITSVCQVASTTTNLCNQILSWSNLEKQQISTPEDGKLPQANSVGRVKSARKYSDVITIIAEPLSPCSNPEGTNKCSQLYNSMSDGPNPIRRRLTYSEDLSKKHHDLFVCTLDGSAWTRFSEYAKENRDNLTVKISIPRSKVNKTSETTSNELKLIIRRAFQLLKRVHKAGLTFGGQLSSRSFAINSYNTVKLDKTTKEIIKKIEDKDVEENEDHHSFVHMIKREIFYMRTTPTDLLSWLFLVDGCDRSCDELMQHHISLMDEHQNVSTFMSMFDTLREMEKKDIGAYQNVIDELSKNENHSNWQQHVNYTDGNRYLLDTFRYQVDKKKTPYSNNPRGLLGLLRNSRQHSAKFKECLFARIIAEHFPDLLADVQLAMHKEGYLKNLHLRFSMC; translated from the exons ATGGACGCCCAACACCCAGGAGCTGTCCGCAAAcccttcgccggcgccgcctccgcctccgcctctagCGCCTCCCACGTCGACTCACCTGACGTCGAGACCGGATCCTCCCAAT TATCCACAATGGATAGGAATTTTATGGTGGGGCAATATGAGAAAATCATTTACACATTCAAAAATCTGAATCAGTTCGTCAGAGATCTGGATGAAAGAACACTACCAGCTTTTGTTACCCAACTCTGTGACGCAAACATGTTGTGCTCTTTCTCCAACGAGGACGCCTTATGCATTTTTAAGACTGCTGCAGAAGTCCATGGCTGCAACGTGGTACCACATAGCAGCCAGATCGTTTCAACCATCATTAGAATCATGTGTTCAGTTACAGGGTCCTTGCATAGTGATGGTTGCTCCAAGGTGATATCCGCATTATCCCGCTGTGTCATTGATCCCATGGGAacggaagaagagaaaagagtGACAATTAGCTCTCTCTGCCGTCCCCTTTCTGATTGCTTGATGAGCACTAACGAGAGTGCCTCTTCTGGTTCTGCTGTCTGTGTTACTGCACTTATCCAGTCTAACAATTGGCAATTTGCATCCGATGAGTTGGTTAATGACATCTGCTTAAAAGTCTCAAGGGCCTTAGAGGAGGTACACTGCCAGACTATTTCACACTTAGGCTTGGTGGTTGCTCTTTCAAAATTGAATCAGTTGACACTTGAGCCTTATGGGCGATCTTTGATAAGATCAGGCTTACGGATATTGGATGAGAGTACTAAAGCAGGCAATTCTCAGATGATTATATCATCCATTGAAATGATACACTCCATTATGAAGAACTTAGGTGTGAGAATCATATCTTGTGAGATCAATAAGATTATCCATGGTATGGAGCTATTGCAGGATCATTCTATGACAGAGATCATCACCTCAGTGTGTCAGGTAGCTTCTACAACAACTAACTTATGCAATCAG ATATTGAGCTGGTCAAATTTAGAGAAGCAGCAAATCTCCACCCCAGAAGATGGCAAACTGCCACAAGCTAATTCTGTTGGTCGGGTTAAGTCAGCGAGGAAATACTCAGATGTGATAACAATAATTGCTGAGCCACTCTCACCATGTTCAAATCCCGAGGGGACTAATAAGTGCTCTCAG CTGTACAATTCCATGTCTGATGGACCAAATCCAATCCGGAGAAGACTTACATATAGTGAGGACTTAAGTAAGAAGCATCATGATCTATTTGTTTGCACCTTAGATGGGTCAGCCTGGACCAGATTTTCTGAGTATGCAAAGGAAAACAGGGATAACTTAACAGTGAAAATAAGTATCCCTCGGAGCAAAGTCAATAAAACCTCAGAAACAACGTCTAATGAGCTTAAACTCATTATAAGAAGAGCATTTCAGCTCCTGAAAAGGGTTCACAAGGCTGGACTTACCTTTGGTGGTCAACTGAGCTCAAGGTCATTTGCAATTAACAGCTACAATACCGTAAAGTTGGACAAAACAACTAAGGAGATAATAAAAAAGATTGAAGACAAAGATGTTGAGGAGAATGAGGATCACCACTCCTTTGTTCACATGATCAAACGTGAAATTTTTTATATGAGGACAACACCTACTGATCTATTGAGTTGGTTGTTTCTCGTCGATGGATGTGACAGGAGTTGTGATGAACTAATGCAGCACCATATAAGTTTGATGGACGAACACCAAAACGTTTCGACGTTCATGTCTATGTTCGATACGTTGCGGgaaatggaaaagaaagacatcGGAGCCTACCAAAACGTCATTGATGAGCTGAGTAAGAATGAAAACCACAGCAACTGGCAACAGCATGTAAACTACACAGATGGCAATCGTTATCTACTTGATACTTTCAGATACCAAGTGGACAAAAAGAAGACTCCGTACAGCAATAATCCTAGGGGTCTTCTAGGTTTGTTGAGAAATTCTCGGCAACACTCGGCAAAGTTCAAAGAATGTCTATTTGCTCGCATCATTGCAGAGCATTTTCCGGATCTTTTGGCCGACGTGCAGCTTGCAATGCACAAGGAAGGGTACCTTAAAAATCTACACTTGAGATTCTCCATGTGCTGA
- the LOC100839747 gene encoding protein SINE1, whose product MGRSFRAGHHAELEDSVADPFNKNPPFRGLKLYVKDLDSNTLPPFLARLCDPDKPCSYSEEEVLCVFETAAEVHGYNIVPHISQIVSTVIIIMSSVTGSLHSVGCSKVISALSRYVIDPMGTEEEKSVTISSLCCTLSDCLMSTNESASSGSALCVTALIQSNNWQFASGDLVNDICLKVSGALEEVHCQTISHLGLVVALSKLNQLTLEPYGRSLIRSGLRILDESTKASNSQMIISSIQMIHSIMISLDVSIISSEISNIIHAMEQLRGHSMPEISTPAFQAAEIAKKFCRQEEGGYGKRAGPLANYGGRHVRRGSYSHSVMDDVDIRDGGSNESLSDDVQSVHRFRDYDSHPSYSGIPGSARARRRLWSNGSEKSHGLSNDDFPDTAIRDSYDGVGVLAQSNSAGLVKSVRRYSDLPTRIADPCPTCLTPRATNRCSQISRRGALSGDVRMQSAPRKQLQFYNSCSDSKREGYRLPDSPALRQIRRCSGQRAEGELEERNGCWDSIQHDSQCHVQNTNTSIEDMKLPNNGEHSDNAGKSPFEERQPEKEMTRGKKGNKNCSSTPLFLFLCALVIVVLLLARCKEDRKELYVVPT is encoded by the exons ATGGGGAGGAGTTTTAGAGCGGGACACCATGCAGAACTGGAAGACTCTGTGGCAGATCCTTTTAACAAAAATCCACCCTTCAGAGGATTGAAGCTGTATGTAAAAGATCTCGACTCAAACACTCTACCGCCATTTCTTGCTCGCCTTTGTGACCCTGACAAGCCATGCTCATACTCTGAGGAGGAGGTCTTGTGTGTTTTTGAGACTGCTGCAGAAGTCCATGGCTACAACATTGTACCACATATCAGCCAGATTGTTTCAACCGTCATTATAATCATGTCTTCAGTTACAGGGTCCCTGCATAGTGTTGGTTGCTCCAAGGTGATATCCGCATTATCCCGCTATGTCATTGATCCCATGGGAacggaagaagagaaaagtgTGACAATTAGCTCTCTCTGCTGTACCCTTTCTGATTGCTTGATGAGCACTAACGAGAGTGCCTCTTCTGGTTCTGCTCTCTGTGTTACTGCACTTATCCAGTCCAACAATTGGCAATTTGCATCTGGTGATTTGGTTAATGACATCTGCTTAAAAGTCTCAGGGGCCTTAGAGGAGGTACACTGCCAGACTATTTCACACTTAGGCTTGGTGGTTGCTCTGTCAAAATTGAATCAGTTGACACTTGAGCCTTATGGGCGATCTTTGATAAGATCAGGCTTACGGATATTGGATGAGAGTACTAAAGCAAGCAATTCTCAGATGATTATATCCTCCATTCAAATGATACACTCTATCATGATAAGTTTGGATGTGAGCATCATATCTTCTGAGATCAGCAACATTATCCATGCTATGGAGCAATTGCGGGGTCATTCTATGCCAGAGATCAGCACTCCAGCTTTTCAGGCAGCCGAGATTGCTAAGAAATTTTGCAGGCAGGAAGAAGGTGGATATGGCAAAAGAGCTGGTCCATTGGCAAACTATGGTGGAAGGCATGTCAGAAGGGGATCATATTCACATTCTGTCATGGATGATGTGGATATAAGAGACGGCGGTTCAAATGAATCTCTTTCTGACGATGTGCAATCGGTTCATCGGTTTAGAGACTATGATTCTCATCCTTCGTACTCAGGTATACCTGGAAGTGCTCGTGCAAGGAGGCGACTTTGGAGTAATGGATCTGAAAAATCACATGGATTGTCCAACGATGACTTCCCTGACACTGCTATACGTGATTCTTATGATGGCGTGGGTGTGTTGGCCCAATCTAATTCAGCTGGTCTTGTTAAGTCAGTAAGGAGGTACTCAGATTTGCCAACAAGAATTGCTGATCCATGCCCTACATGTTTAACACCCCGAGCTACTAATCGATGCTCTCAG ATATCTAGGCGTGGAGCTTTATCGGGCGATGTGAGAATGCAGTCAGCTCCAAGGAAGCAGCTCCAATTTTACAACTCCTGCAGTGATTCAAAAAGGGAAGGTTACCGGTTACCTGACAGCCCAGCTCTGAGGCAGATAAGACGCTGTTCAGGACAACGTGCAGAAGGTGAACTTGAGGAAAGGAATGGCTGCTGGGATTCTATTCAGCATGACAGCCAATGCCATGTACAGAACACCAATACCTCGATAGAAGATATGAAGCTCCCGAACAATGGTGAGCATTCTGATAATGCAGGAAAATCTCCATTTGAAGAACGCCAGCCTGAAAAGGAGATGACCAGAGGCaagaaaggaaataaaaaCTGTTCTTCCACTCcactttttctctttctctgtGCTCTTGTAATTGTAGTGCTCTTGTTAGCTCGGTGCAAGGAGGATCGCAAGGAGCTGTATGTTGTACCTACATAG
- the LOC104584828 gene encoding vegetative cell wall protein gp1, with the protein MADVEEEELDPAVEWRQAGEEEDVVEVALPGFRKDHVRVQVDNYGVLRITGARPAGGGGKKKWVRFTKDLRLPANCDADGVTARFQDGKLIIRLPIVAIVPGSGESANTSAEPPPPSMAPPTRPPVTTKQSFFEPPLAPPAAPPLPPPKRAASEQNLWTPWKPAPAPPLPPPPAPAPPAQMPAALEQNLRPPWKPAAPPVPSFAPPPPPPPLPPAPKRTASVRNHLPPPSPPWEPPSSLPPLAPKRTASDRNPLPPQWKPPPPPAPKAFERNTLPPPSPPWKPPPSLPPPAPKPSAFERNPLPPPAPPPAPPKRTASERNPLPWKQPPPPPPPPPPPKRTASVRTPLPPPSPPWKPPPPLPPPPSTFFDPKRWRLPPHSDQAPPDEPKPPPAPATVLGPQKAEPSSLPPPAPKPTALERNPLPSPSPPWKPAPPLPPPPSKFFDPKRWTLPPHSDQAPTTTAPRSTNQATVDEPKPSPATVPGPKNAEPPLPPGEQITSATFPEEPPAKTPPPSERRIDSPSSLPPTLPPPRRLPDAKEKTKPQMQEEAGGKARLPLLEEMKRKEEKRLKEASAAAPRAEDEKRGVPTTTSKTKMPMPAAATAEHSATELVVNMAAAVAVLVGIALSVWHAMSSS; encoded by the coding sequence atggcggatgtggaggaggaggagctggaccCGGCGGTGGAGTGGAGGcaggcgggggaggaggaggacgtggtggaggtggcgctGCCGGGGTTCAGGAAGGACCACGTCCGCGTCCAGGTCGACAACTACGGCGTCCTCCGCATCACCGGcgcgaggccggccggcggaggcggtaAGAAGAAGTGGGTGCGGTTCACCAAGGacctccgcctccccgccaACTGCGACGCCGATGGCGTCACGGCCAGGTTCCAGGACGGGAAGCTCATCATCCGCCTCCCCATCGTCGCCATCGTCCCCGGCTCCGGCGAATCCGCCAACACCTCTgctgagccgccgccgccgtccatggcgccgcccACGCGGCCGCCTGTGACGACGAAGCAGAGCTTCTTCGAGCCGCCGCTGgctcctccagcagcgccgccattgccgccgccgaagcGCGCTGCTTCCGAGCAGAATCTCTGGACGCCATGGAAACCGGCACCcgcgccgccattgccgccgccgcccgctcctgCGCCTCCGGCGCAAATGCCCGCTGCCTTGGAGCAAAATCTCCGGCCGCCATGGAAACCTGCAGCACCTCCGGTACCGTCATTtgccccaccgccgccgccgccgccgctacctcCGGCGCCAAAGCGCACAGCTTCGGTGAGAAACCAcctgccaccgccgtcgccgccatgggAACCACCTTCGTCACTGCCACCTCTGGCGCCCAAGCGCACTGCTTCCGACCGAAATCCCCTGCCGCCGCAATGGaaaccgccgccacctccggcGCCAAAGGCTTTCGAGCGAAATACTCTGCCACCGCCATCACCGCCATGGAAACCACCACCGTCACTGCCGCCTCCGGCGCCGAAGCCGTCTGCTTTCGAGCGAAATCCTCTGCCACCGCCAGCACCACCGCCAGCACCACCGAAGCGCACAGCTTCCGAGCGAAATCCCCTGCCATGGAAAcaaccgccgcctcctcctcctcctccgccgccgccgaagcgcACTGCTTCAGTGCGAactcccctgccgccgccgtccccgccatggaaaccgccgccgccactgccacCACCTCCGTCCACGTTCTTCGACCCAAAGCGATGGCGGCTGCCTCCACACTCAGATCAAGCTCCACCCGACGAGCCGAAGCCACCACCGGCTCCGGCGACCGTTCTCGGCCCACAGAAAGCCGAGCCTTCGTCACTGCCACCTCCGGCGCCGAAGCCCACTGCTCTCGAGCGAAATCctctgccgtcgccgtcgccgccatggaAACCGGCACCACCACTGCCACCTCCTCCGTCCAAGTTCTTCGACCCAAAGCGCTggacgctgccgccgcactcAGATCAAGCTCCAACGACTACTGCTCCCCGCTCCACAAATCAAGCCACCGTCGACGAGCCGAAGCCATCGCCGGCAACCGTTCCTGGCCCAAAGAACGCCGAGCCGCCATTGCCGCCTGGGGAGCAGATCACATCCGCCACATTCCCTGAGGAGCCGCCGGCCAAGACACCTCCGCCGTCAGAGAGAAGGATTGATTCGCCGTCGTCGTTGCCGCCGACCCTTCCGCCACCGCGTCGCCTGCCTGACGCGAaggagaagacgaagccgcAGATGCAGGAGGAAGCCGGCGGCAAGGCGAGGCTGCCGTTGCTGGAGGAGATGAAGAGGAAAGAGGAGAAGAGACTGAAAGAGGCTTCGGCTGCGGCGCCGAGAGCGGAGGATGAGAAGAGGGGAgtgccgacgacgacgagcaaGACGAagatgccgatgccggcggcggcaactgCCGAGCATTCGGCGACGGAGCTGGTGGTgaacatggcggcggcggtggcggtgctcgTCGGGATCGCCTTGTCGGTGTGGCACGCCATGAGCAGCAGCTAA
- the LOC100837608 gene encoding 5-methyltetrahydropteroyltriglutamate--homocysteine methyltransferase 1: MASHIVGYPRMGPKRELKFALESFWDGKSSAEDLEKVATDLRASIWKQMATTGIKYIPSNTFSYYDQVLDTTAMLGAVPDRYSWTGGEINLSTYFSMARGNATVPAMEMTKWFDTNYHFIVPELGPNTKFSYSSHKAINEYKEAKALGIDTVPVLVGPVSYLLLSKPAKGVEKSFSLLSLLSSILPVYKEVIAELKAAGASWIQFDEPTLVKDLDSHQLAAFSSAYTELESALSGLNVLVETYFADVPAESYKTLTSLSSVTAYGFDLERGTKTLDLVRSGFPAGKYLFAGVVDGRNIWADDLAASLITLQSLEAVVGKDKLVVSTSCSLMHTAVDLVNETKLDEEIKSWLAFAAQKVVEVNALAKALAGQKDEAYFAANAAAQSSRRSSPRVTNAEVQKAATALKGSDHRRATNVSARLDAQQKKLNLPILPTTTIGSFPQTVELRRVRREYKAKKISEEEYTNAIKEEISKVVKIQEELDIDVLVHGEPERNDMVEYFGEQLSGFAFTANGWVQSYGSRCVKPPIIYGDVSRPNPMTVFWSKTAQSMTARPMKGMLTGPVTILNWSFVRNDQPRFETCYQIALAIKKEVEDLEAGGIQVIQIDEAALREGLPLRKAEHAFYLDWAVHSFRITNCGVQDTTQIHTHMCYSNFNDIIQSIINMDADVITIENSRSDEKLLSVFREGVVYGAGIGPGVYDIHSPRIPSMEEIADRVNKMLAVLDTNILWVNPDCGLKTRKYTEVKPALANMVEAAKLIRKQLASTK; this comes from the exons ATGGCGTCCCACATTGTTGGATACCCTCGCATGGGCCCCAAGAGGGAGCTCAAGTTTGCCCTGGAGTCTTTCTGGGATGGCAAGAGCAGCGCCGAGGATCTGGAGAAGGTCGCCACCGATCTCAGGGCCAGCATCTGGAAGCAGATGGCTACTACTGGGATCAAGTACATCCCCAGCAACACCTTCTCGTACTATGACCAGGTTCTCGACACAACCGCCATGCTCGGGGCTGTCCCAGACCGCTACTCATGGACCGGGGGTGAGATTAATTTGAGCACCTACTTCTCGATGGCTAGGGGAAATGCCACTGTCCCTGCTATGGAGATGACCAAGTGGTTTGACACCAACTA CCACTTTATCGTCCCTGAATTGGGTCCCAACACCAAGTTCTCCTACTCTTCTCACAAGGCTATCAACGAATACAAGGAGGCTAAGGCG CTTGGCATTGACACCGTACCAGTGCTTGTCGGACCAGTCTCATACTTGTTGCTCTCAAAGCCTGCCAAGGGTGTTGAGAAATCATTCTCTCTTCTGTCCCTTCTTAGCAGCATCCTTCCTGTCTACAA GGAGGTTATTGCTGAGTTGAAGGCAGCTGGGGCTTCTTGGATTCAGTTTGATGAGCCCACCCTTGTCAAGGACCTTGATTCTCACCAATTGGCTGCATTCTCTTCTGCTTACACGGAACTTGAGTCAGCACTTTCTGGATTGAATGTGCTTGTTGAGACATACTTTGCTGATGTTCCTGCAGAATCATACAA GACCCTTACATCATTGAGCAGTGTGACTGCTTATGGTTTTGACCTTGAACGTGGAACCAAGACTCTTGATCTTGTCAGGAGTGGTTTCCCTGCTGGAAAGTACCTCTTTGCTGGTGTTGTAGATGGACGCAACATTTGGGCTGACGATCTTGCTGCATCTCTCATCACTCTACAGTCTCTTGAGGCTGTTGTTGGGAAGG ACAAGCTTGTGGTATCGACTTCCTGCTCACTCATGCACACTGCTGTGGATCTTGTTAATGAGACTAAGCTTGACGAAGAGATCAAGTCATGGCTTGCGTTTGCCGCCCAAAAGGTGGTTGAGGTGAACGCCCTTGCCAAGGCATTGGCCGGCCAAAAGGACGAG GCTTACTTTGCAGCAAATGCTGCTGCTCAGTCCTCAAGAAGGTCATCACCACGTGTGACAAATGCGGAAGTCCAAAAGGCT GCTACTGCCCTGAAGGGCTCTGACCACCGCCGTGCTACCAACGTCAGTGCTAGGTTGGATGCACAACAGAAGAAGCTAAACCTCCCAATCCTTCCCACGACAACTATTGGTTCATTCCCACAGACTGTGGAACTCAGGAGAGTCCGTCGTGAGTACAAGGCAAAGAA GATCTCTGAGGAGGAGTACACCAATGCCATCAAGGAGGAAATTAGCAAGGTTGTTAAGATTCAAGAAGAGCTTGACATTGATGTGCTTGTGCACGGAGAGCCTGAG AGAAACGATATGGTCGAGTACTTTGGTGAGCAGCTCTCTGGTTTTGCATTCACTGCCAATGGTTGGGTGCAATCTTATGGATCACGGTGTGTCAAGCCACCAATTATCTATGGTGATGTGAGCCGCCCCAACCCCATGACTGTGTTCTGGTCCAAGACGGCACAGAGCATGACCGCTCGCCCAATGAAGGGAATGCTCACTGGTCCCGTCACAATCCTTAACTGGTCTTTTGTCAGAAATGACCAACCTAG GTTTGAGACTTGCTACCAGATTGCTCTAGCAATCAAGAAGGAGGTTGAGGATCTTGAGGCTGGTGGTATTCAG GTCATCCAAATTGATGAGGCTGCTTTGAGAGAGGGTCTGCCACTCCGCAAGGCAGAGCATGCATTCTACTTGGACTGGGCTGTGCACTCCTTCAGGATCACCAACTGCGGTGTCCAGGACACCACCCAG ATCCACACCCACATGTGCtactccaacttcaacgacaTCATCCAGTCCATCATTAACATGGATGCCGATGTGATCACCATTGAGAACTCACGCTCTGACGAGAAGCTTCTCTCTGTCTTCCGTGAGGGTGTTGTGTACGGCGCTGGCATTGGCCCTGGTGTCTACGACATCCACTCTCCCAGGATCCCGTCCATGGAGGAGATTGCCGACCGTGTCAACAAGATGCTCGCGGTGCTCGACACCAACATCCTCTGGGTGAACCCTGACTGCGGTCTCAAGACCCGCAAGTACACCGAGGTCAAGCCTGCCCTTGCCAACATGGTTGAGGCCGCCAAGCTCATCCGCAAGCAGCTCGCCAGCACCAAGTGA